The following is a genomic window from Dermacentor variabilis isolate Ectoservices chromosome 11, ASM5094787v1, whole genome shotgun sequence.
GTAGAATCGACTATAAATTTGTTCGACATTTACATTTTGActccatatatttattttgtgttttgtactgactgtttcagcggtgactgctgctaattattgaacataactgcttcgTGACCATACGACAATTTTCACTAACACAAACTTgtagcagtggcaggcattacAATTACAGCACTCAATAATGTCTTCTTTgtaagaactcagactagcaccagttctgagataaaCATACGCAAAAAGTAATGATGaaatagatttctcttccacacaAGATTGTCCCCCAAGGCTTACGGAAGGCTTTCTGacaaagtaatatctgaaagagcaaagcatgttccatctagtatggtgacaaatatttcagagctgccagtctgaggactcctacaaagtaacaataccttcagcactgactagtTTCGATAATCGGATGTCAGCATTTTGCTGAAATTTAtgaaacttcaattattgtgatcTTTTTTATTGAGACATTTGCAATTATCATGTAGTTCTAATGTCCGTCACtttcgtaaatattttccaattatttcttcaggctacAATTTTTTGTAATAATGATATTCATTGCAGAAACAGCTAATACATGACATTTAATACTAAAGGTACTGGTTATTGTAGATTTTTTGTCTTCAGcgtttgttctgttccacagctagttcttgaaatctgaaatggtGTAGCCATCTCTTTTTcagcgataaacagggaaatctgtcagtatgttttgtttaaaataaaGCTCATCAAACCAATTATTTAGCCTATTTGTTAATTATAAATACAACAATAATAGTtcaggaccataaaaacagattaTTGCTAACGGCTGTGTACAGCTACACACACGCAGCTGTGCCATACAATGTGCATCTGTTCACAAGAGCCAAATGCccatagagaaagcaacagtaactcaTTGTTCGTCCtattgtacaagcagattatgcgccagatgtaatttatgctgaGTAAATAGATAAATccgtcatgtgaggtgtctcactttaggttgcaagttcTAAGTTCTTGTAAtattgcttgtttttattttacttacttagtgagcatgagtgacttggtTGCCTTGGAACATactgtcaaaactgtttcttcacgGTCAATCAGAAAGTTCATTTACACATAAAATTCCCAGCTACTGATATGGCaggcttcgagcttaattctcttatctttcatatgtttatctgcCAACTAGTTTTATCCTTCGTCGAAACATATGcacgcaatgcacagtgggaacaCAAATTATaaatgtctgttcttgctttctgccCTGCTCTGGTGTTTCGTAACGTTTAATTGGTGCAATGGGCTGACTGCACCTGCAGAAAAGTAATGAGGCGGCTAAAGTTAAAGGTCaacaacataatgaagatacaaagcaaaactataagtttgcaattgtcccccataaccagagtttcgcttaggaTTTGGAAAAAATATTGACAttctgctatggtgtgagagcaGCTTTGGGCGCCAAGTGAACTAGTGGCGCCAAGCGAACCGAAGTAGCACCTGTGCTAAGTtacgtacatgttttttttttgacgcaccGTTAATGTGGCTTATCCTCTGCTcctgttttgtgggaacgcatacattgggaagacaatttttcGTGCGAatgttaccttagcgggacaccagagaaacgTAGAAATCAAGAACTGGTATTCACATTTGGTTGCCcgcagtgtattatctggatgtgtttcactctacaaaagaatACTGTGGTAGAAAATcgtaaagacaaagaaaaagagtATTAAAAGAGgcatgtgtcagtcatccttccgTGGCCTCCAGTGTTtttagaaacacttctttctttaTATGTGCCAAGCAGTAGGGAGGCTTTACGTGACTCAATCATGCTTCCTaagttaaaaatcggaataaggacaatcacaagaccATTGTaagagtgatttgtaaatgtggcacctaatgcaACTTATTCAAGCATGTGCTTAGGGTAGATTAAAGcaagtgcataatctgctcttacaggatgacttgtgatgagtaaaaaaaagccttcctcacatcatcctttttgtttcttttggatcttggtgcaccatgtgtacTGTTACAGCTGCGttcatgcagctgggtatagtttgtttatgtgtcCTGCTTAATCCCTTGTACTCATCATTCAAGTgttatctttgccgtaacaaaatagagttacctgtgctacatattttattAGCGTGTTTGCATTagggcaagttttgtattagtggttattgtaatctgtgaaattgtctaaAACATACTTtgtcttggaaaagtatgtttgtcaacataaataaacaattagcaTAAATGTCGCGGTATTTCTTTTTGTACTACTGTCAGTTATGAAGTTTTATACACTATTGCATGTtctatgacagaataaaattgatgcacaactttgtaatgtggtatttttcagatcactTTTTGACTGACACTAACATGCACAAGTTGtgtgggaaaagtgccaacaagtgTACCATAAGGTAgggcagctgtttttactgttagattggattttCAATtcccaaccagttgttttcagcaagcgtAGTATAACGCATATATTATGTGACAAAAGTTAGAATATTggttttattgcacttcattatctGGATCTCCTgggtacataagtgcagccttttttatttgttatgtgtagcttacttgcttaggaTGTTAAATcataagttctaaataaaaacacgtctagGAGAATAGCGAAATAGGTTTAAGTTATAAATCGTTTGATATTTTATAAGAGACTTGTGCAGTGGTGAATTGAACCTGTACATGAATTACATATTATTTTGGCTTCATATTATGGTTCTGAGTGGCATTGCAGTGCCATgaatatgcacctgcaggctacatattggatgcttatttaagactgttttgcttgCTTGGCtgttgattccagtttaatagtaatgagaactgtcttgctttcatggcgATTAGGTGCTGACTGATACATTTCAATTTTCCAGAAGCCAATAAGAAAGGGTGATGAAATATTAcctttttgttgctaacctgccatgtccaTTTTGCTATGTCCATTTTGGAAATCATATGTTTTCTTTTCACAGTAGttatcttgagaactagccgtagtcgtgtgtacttaaagcaaaagttggggacacattttgaaaagcggctcagcactgccatccgagagtcaaactacttacatggattagttattttactctattcgCAAGAGTCCCGCACCACGCACTAAAGGTTTCTTGACAggcactgctggagtcatcagactcataaAGAATAGTTATccgaatccttcagcagtggtcatgtcACCCTTTATCTTAAGTCGTCTGACTCCTGTAGAATAGTTAACGGACTGCCTCAGCACTAGtcttgtaacccttttgagagggttaggagactgCAATAACAGAGTGTGTATGATTATTGTGTATGGAGTCACGTAGCTACCTtttatcgagcacagatagtcttgggactctctgccgaaagagagttcgggcgtctcccacaaagtgtgtcgtatacgtggcgagtgtaggctctccgaaaagagtaagagatACAATTGTTTTTTTTAGTGTGAACgactttcaggcgaaactgtgactttttacAGACGTGATGTCAATACGAGATAAATTCgtaatattcaaaattttattgagCAATTTATCAAGTAAAAATGTGGCCAGGGCCAGTTACCGATTCAGACCCACCCAAAGGCATATACCGCTTTCTGCCCGTACGCTATGCCGTCATCTAAGGTTTCCAGCAGCACAGACCCACTCTTTGCCATCTTGCGAGAACAATTCTGCAGAATCGCAAAGAAAACACGGCAATGATAACAGTGTTATTGCTTTCCTGAAATTGATTCTTATTCACCATTAGCAGCGCTGTAAAAACTTCAGATCAATGCGTATTTTTATGCTAACACGTTATTCTACTGTGTTTCATGATATACGCTTCCATGTAGAATTTGGCTGCTTAAGCATCCTTTATATATCAAGAAAAGGACAGTGCGCAGGGCTGATAATTAAACGTGGAAGTTGACTTTTACGATTACACCAacagaaagaaatatttttatgTTGGGGATTATGTACCAAGTCAACTTTTAGGCATCAATATGAATGCATCGTGCAAGAAAATGATAGGGTATGTATTTCTATATGCCTGTCTTCATCAGAAATGAATTTTAGTCACCTATATTGTCTGAAGAATAGTTtcataaatatgaaaaaaattttaaattcgAACACAGTTCAAATCAAACTTTCTGAATTTGCAGGTATGGCTTTTATCGCTAGTTATCGCTTTGACACCCTATGACGCACTTCTGTATCAACATGTATCCCTCAATGAATAAATATAGCATTGCAACATAACATTGAAACCTAAAATGTGGAATTTCTTATGTGTGATAATATGGAATTACCTGATGTCGAAGTTATATAAAACCCGTTTTCTGGCTTAAGTGCAATATTAGGAAATGCACTTGTTGAACCTCAAATCGGCAATGAAGAAATGAGAAAGAGGGCACCTTCGGTGTGGCGACTGTGATATTGTGCAGGATGTAACAGTGCTAAGTTGGGAATCGCGAAGAAATATTTTGCGGCAAGCACATCGGTCCTACGAAACTTCATTTGAAATGCGGGAGCATTCGGGAGTTTTCATTATAGAACAATCACTACAGAACAAACTCTGATTGGGGGCTTACCATGGTAGTtgcaaagaaaagtgtacaatgacTGCACTTTACCGTTGCTAAGATACAGTGTAGAAACTTTGAAGTTAACGAAGAAATAGATATCAACGGCCGCCCAAAAGCTATGGAACGATAAATGTTAGTAAGAGACAGGAATAAAGCTGTGTGGGTCTGACAGCGAACAGTGATATTCAATATTCTAGTTGGCGATAATGcaaaaaaatggaactgggcatGCCATGTAATGGGTAGCGCCGATATCCAGTGCACGTTAAGAATTACACAGtaggtgctaagggaagggaagcgctgtcTGGGCCGGCAGGAAATATGTGGTGATGAAGCTGAGAAATTTTCAGGCGCACGTTTTAATCAGCTATTGAAAGACACGGACAATTGGAGACCGCTGGGAGGGCCGCTTATAATTGACTCTACATAAAATAGGCTGGCGATTAAGAATGGGCCAGAAGTCGACTTTTCGTGCTTCCTGATATGCTGCAATTTCAAACAGacgaattagaaaaaaaaattgaaaagtatAAACAAACCGCGCCACACAAAAGAACAAAGGAAACGAATTCTGTCGGACCTATGTGCTAAAATTGCTTCTGGCCACTACATGGAAACCATAATTGTTAAAGAAAGCTCCTCTCACTACCACTGTTTCTTAACGGCATGTTTGAACCGGCACGCAGCTGGTGCAAGACACTAAACATCTGCTTGAGTATCTTCTTCAAGTTTCAGCCTAGTGTGAAATGTTTCGGTCAGCTTTAGCAGGCGACGAAACGCTAACGCTATCGTACACTGCAGATCACGGTACAAAATAGTCTCCCTTCCAACTTTGGCGTACAATGTTGTAGAAGCTGCGCAAGAAGTTTGGTCAGCAAGATGGGACACTCGGCTTTTTTTCTCTGCGAAGCAACAGCATATGCATGCGCAAACCAGCTCATCATGCTGTCGCGAACGCTAGAAatccaaaaaacaaacaaaagaaacccGGAAACTTTCAGTAGAAAACAACGAAGCGCAAGcttatgtgcaaaaaaaaaacctctaAGCAGCGCCATAACGTAGTTCCTTCGTATTTGAGCAATATTGGTTGATTAACTCAAGAGTCATAATATTTATGAGAAATACATAACTGCATGCGAAAAGcacgcaaatattttttttcttcgtgccaACGCAGCCACTGCAATAAGTCTTGCTATCCTCCACAGTTTTGTACGCGATGTACGACAAGAAGCGTAGTTTTCTAGAATGTGACAGGGAACATCTTAAACATGACATTCTAGCATTGAGGCCATGCTTAGTTGGCACGGAAGCAGCATTTGGAGCACCATGGCTCATACAGCGCACCTTTCGACTTCGCAGGCGATCTTCgcgttcctgctgctgctgtgtccgtgCACAGCGTATTCGGAGTATGACCCTTCGCAACCACTACTACTATCAAGCAAGGCCACAATCTACCAGCAGACCGGCAACTATCTCCTCATCGACCCACTACAACTACTGCGCCCAGCCTTCTGCGCACCATCATCGTCAACCGTGTCGTCACATCGCAGTGGCAACTTAAGCGGCTGTCCGAGTGTCAGTCCGTTTAGTTGGCACGGAAGCAGCATTTGGAGCACCATGGCTCATACAGCGCACCTTCCGACTTCGCAGGTCTGTAAAAACGTTTCGCTTTATGCTAAGAAAAGTGAAGACCCATTTTTGCTATTGCTTCCGTGCCAACAAGTGCTCTGTGAAATTGTCGCAGATTGTTTCTCTATGGCGTTGCTGTTATTGTGCTCAGGTGACGTGGAAACTAATCCCGGTCCTACTACGCGTACTGAGGCATTACTCGAACTGCAGAATTTGCCATCAAATCCTTCTGAGCAGACGGAAGTTCTTTTCCGACTGTTAAAAGACCTTCAGGCTCGTTCTGTACAATCTGCTAAGGGTCAGGCCGAGTTGGTTAACGACGTCAAGGCTATTAAGGTTGGTCAAAAGAACATCGAGACAAAAATGGAATGTATCCAGAAAAGATTAGAcaaccttgaagaaaaaacaaatgttttAGACCATCTCCACGATGAAATGACTGGCATTCAGGCGTCCGCTCAAGCCCAAACAACTCGGCTAGACTCTTTACTAATGCGCGTTGACGAACTTGAGGACAGATCGCGACGCAACAACCTCATATTTCATGGCATCCGTGACTCTCGGGAATCGTGGGAACAGTCCGAATCACGCATAAGAGAAGCACTAACCGGTGTAATCGACAGCCTGCCTGATACGGCAATCGAACGTGCTCATCGCATTAGTCACTACACGCCTAATAAGTGTCGCCCAATTGTAGTTAAATTCACCAAcacgaaaataaaagacaaagtacTTTCTATGCGCGCACAGCTGAAAGAAAAGGGCATTTCTACCTCCGAAGATTTTTCGCCCGCCACCCGTCACGTCCGTAAAAAACTAATTGAGTACGCGAAAAGCCAGCCCCAACCATGCCCTTTCCAGTTAAGGTACACCAAACTAATAATGAATAAAAAACAGTTCGTCTATGACCCGGCAACAGACACCGTCAACGAGCATGCGCCATATGAACCACGAGATAACGGCGGGCATCCAAATTCCCAGCACGTGCCCAGTTAGGAAAACGTGAGGGGATGTGGACGAGAATCATGCATAGTATCTGTGTTCTTTACAAATATTCGAAGCGTCATGAATAAGCGCACTTCCTTAGCATCTGCATTGGATACTTGCAACGCCGACATTTTTGTGCTTACCGAAACGTGGCTACATTCACAGATTCACGATAACGAAATTCTTCAAACCGCACACAATTTTTCACTGTATCGTTGTGACCGTACAAAGCGTCAGGGAGGCGGCGTGCTCTTAGCCATTTCTAAAGATTTCCCATCTCAGTGTATTCATGTCAATACTGACCTCGAAACGGTTTGGGCCATCATTGAAATAAATCACCAGAAGATAATCATTGGCGTTTGTTACCGCCCCCCAACTTATTCATCTAATTTCGTAAATGAGATGCATGATGTCATTAATATTGTTAGATCTCGTCATCCTACATTACCTTTATTTTtgcttggcgattttaacttACCGAACATCATATGGAATACTGAACCTCCAACTTTACACCCTTTTTCTTCATTAGCCAATGAGTTCTTAGACATGTGCTCTGTCTTTTCACTTTCACAACTTGTTACTCAACCCACACGCACTACCGAATCCGTTGAGAACACACTTGACCTTGTATTAACATCGCGGCCTGACCTAGTTTGCGACATCACCTATTTACCCGGCTTGAGCGACCATTCAGCACTTTCGTTCGACATAAATATTTTGCGGCCAAAAACTGGTAAAAAATTCAAATCTTTTCGAGACTACGCGAAAGGAAATTTTGAAGCCATTAACGCCGAATTATCTGCTTTTCTAGACGTATTTATAAACAACTTCGACAGCCGTACCGTTCAGaccaactggaatatgtttgctacaaaaatTGCTCAACTAACAAACAAATACATCCCACTGCGCACCATTGCATGTAATCTAAACGCCCCATGGTACAACATCCGTCTCAAGCGCCtgtctaataaaaagaaacgcctgcacAAATTAGCCAAACGTTCACCTAGCGTAAACCGCTGGACCAAATACAAACTGGCGGCAGATGAGTATGTAGCCGCACTCAAGCAAgccaaagatcactttcttggcaATACCTTGCCTTTAATGCTTAAAACCGAcaccaagaaattctggcgcgtcATTAACCCCAAGGCGAACGACATAATAACCTTAATCGACAGCTCTGGAAATGTTATTCCAGCTAATCAATGTGCGTCCGCgcttaatgatgttttcatgcacaacttTTCATCAACTACACACATTACTCTTCCATCCACGCACGACTACGATTACCAAGCAATGTTTCCCATAATCATTGAACCAGCAGGCATCGTGCCAATTATCTCATCTTTAAAGGTTTCTTCGGCTCCAGGACACGATTTaataaacgcgaaatttttgaaaagcactagcTGTTACTCTTCAATTTTCCTAGGAATgatcttccaacagtcgctagataagggttctttgcctgatgaatggaagattgggaaggtgatcccactccataagtcgggtgacaagcattctccatataactaccgccctatctcgctcacttccattccatgtaagatgttagaacatatacttgcctctaatcttgct
Proteins encoded in this region:
- the LOC142564416 gene encoding uncharacterized protein LOC142564416 — protein: MAHTAHLPTSQVCKNVSLYAKKSEDPFLLLLPCQQVLCEIVADCFSMALLLLCSGDVETNPGPTTRTEALLELQNLPSNPSEQTEVLFRLLKDLQARSVQSAKGQAELVNDVKAIKVGQKNIETKMECIQKRLDNLEEKTNVLDHLHDEMTGIQASAQAQTTRLDSLLMRVDELEDRSRRNNLIFHGIRDSRESWEQSESRIREALTGVIDSLPDTAIERAHRISHYTPNKCRPIVVKFTNTKIKDKVLSMRAQLKEKGISTSEDFSPATRHVRKKLIEYAKSQPQPCPFQLRYTKLIMNKKQFVYDPATDTVNEHAPYEPRDNGGHPNSQHVPS